The following is a genomic window from Elaeis guineensis isolate ETL-2024a chromosome 10, EG11, whole genome shotgun sequence.
gaaggagactcccatcgggagtcttcttctcgatttttaaattcctctgttttttttttttttttttttttcgttttgggctttgatgggctgtaatgggtttgggctataacattcttcacccctaaaaagaaatttcgtcctcgaaatttttcatacctgtagtctcgaagagctggggatatttttgcttcatttcttcctctagctcccaagtagcttctctttccgaatgtcgactccactgtaccttgacataaggaatgttgcgacgtctcagcacctgttctttacggtctacgatccgtatcgggtattcttcatatgttagatccttcctggcttgtactggttcaagttccacgatgtgacttggatctggtaaatatttctttaacatagaaacatgaaaaatattatgtactcctgcaagtgaagggggtaaggcaagtcgataagccacctcaccaattctttccaaaatctcaaacggaccaacatatctgggattcaatttgccacgaatgccaaatcttgagattcctttgaaggagtactttaagaaacacatggtcaccgacttgaaattctaattttcgtctcctgttatctgcataacttttctgtctgctttgtgctgcccgaagtcgttctttaattaattgaatcttctcgactgcttgttgaacaagttcaggACCCAAAATTCTTCGCTCACCGAcctcatcccagtgaatcggtgatcgacatcttctaccatataaagcttcgtaaggtgccataccaatgctagcctgataactgttattgtaagcaaactcaatcaaaggtagatgctcatcccatgaacttttcatatccaaaatacaggttctcaacatatcttctaagatctgaatagttctctctgactgaccatcagtctgtggatgaaaagctgtactgaagttcaattttgttcctaatgccttgtgtaagctcttccaaaattgtgatacaaatctggtgtctctatccgatacgatggtcactggaattccatgtaatcttacaatttctttcatatataactttgctagtcgttccaaggtaaatccaactctaattggaagaaagtgtgcagactttgtcaatcggtccacaatcacccaggctgcatcatttttactaggagtctttggtagtccagttacaaaatccatagtgatatgttcccacttccaaactggaatatcaagaggttgaagtagtcccgcaggtctctgatgttcagctttaacttgttgacacaccaaacattgagccacgaattgagcgatctctctcttcatattattccaccagtatatttcttttaagtctctatacatcttagtacctcccggatgaactgtataaccggtctgatgtgcttcctgaagtatttcatgcttgagtgctgaaacattgggtacgcaaatcctgttgtcgaaccttaacgaaccgtcttcatgtattttgaattcagattgaacaccagcttccactgaatctcttattttcattagttgtggatcattattctgggcaactgtaattctttctatgagtgttggctgaaccctcaagtTGGCTAACcgcactgttgagtcatatattcggatgtctaattccagttttcttatatcctttaacaattgactttggtgtgtgattaaaaccgccaaattttccacagattttctactaagggcatcagcaacaacattagctttttcccggatgataatggattgttaaatcataatcctttaatagttctaaccaccttctctgtctcatatttaattctttctgtgtaaaaatatactttaaactcttatgatcagtaaacacttcgcactgcacaccgtataagtgatgtctccaaatttttagggcaaaaattactgcagctaattccaaatcatgtgtcggataattttgttcatatggtttcagttgtcttgaggcataggctactaccttaccatgttgcatcaatacacatccgagtccctttttagatgcatcactatatattgtaaaaccttcatctcctgttggtatagtaaggataggggctaacactaatcgttgttttaattcttggaaactctgttcacaaccttcagaccactcgaatttaacccctttttgagtaagacgagtcaaaggtgcagctatacgGGAAAATCCTTCTATAAATCGTCTATAATaccctgccattcccagaaagcttcgaatctcagaaatatttgtaggtctgttccactgcatcacagcttccacttttgctggatccacagaaatttcatctttagatacgatgtgtcctaaaaaggctattttgtccaaccaaaattcacacttcttaaatttggcataaagtttttctttcctcaatatttgaagtacacaccgtaaatgttcttcatgctccaatttacttcttgaatatatcaggatatcgtcaataaatacgacaataaatttatcaagataagatctgaaaattctgttcattaaatccataaaggctgctggagcattggttaacccaaagggCATCactaaaattcataatgtccataacgagttctaaatgccgtctttggtatgtcctctgtttaattttttaactgatgatactcTGAACGAaggtcaattttagaaaagacttgagcaccttgcagctgatcaaacaaatcatcaattcggggtagaggatacttatttctgatagtatttttattcaattctctatagtcgatacagagtctcatactaccatctttcttcttcacaataagactggagctccccaaggagatacactaggccttataaaacctttatccaataaatcctgtaattgatcttttaactcctttaattccataggggccattctgtaaggagctttggagatcggattggtattaggtgccaactcaatagtaaattcaatctctctatctggtggtagtccgactaaatcatcaatgaatacatccgaaaatttatttatgataggaatatcctgtaacttcaattcatcatgttctttattctttattgatactaggtaacctctacatccctttcttatcatctgtctagcttgttcaggtgaaataatacgtggaggggtggttcctgtacttccatcaaaactaaaagttaattctcctggtatgtgaaagttcactctctttccatgacaatccacagaggcatgataggtagccagccaatccattcctagaatgacatcgaaatcatgcatatccaggaccaccaaatctactGGTAATTCTTTTCTCCTATCttaatactacatgacttgcacacattttcagtactcaaaataccaccaactggtgtctcaacatataatttggttttcatgggttcacaacctatatcatgttgtctaataaaagtagtggatataaaggagtgtgtagcacccgaatcaaacaaaactgaagcatgaataccagatacaggaatggtacctgtcaccacagcattggaggcctgagcatcctgttgtgtgagagcatagattcttccttgagtttttggcctttgacctccgtcctttgctggtgttgatctattttcgttCATCTgtgggcaatctgcaatcttgtgtcctttctggccacatctaaaacacgaaccagtattccatgggcaattagtagtctcatgctctcttcggccacatctcgaacatttagctgcctcattctcacgattcttatcagttgctggcttctttgctggaaccttattgttctggtttcgtccttgagttccactaaacctatttctcttcttctgattccgttcacgctccgcatgagcttcattagcttctctctcaattattagagctttgttcacaactgaggcataggtagttagctcatagggtacaacctgtctcctgatttctgtcttcagtcccatttcaaatttgtgtactctgtcttgctcaatctcaactagtctcggaacaaatttggctaactccgtgaatttggcttcatattctgcaacggatctgttaccctgtctcaggtgaatgaactcctgttctttctgtattctgacacttcgggggaaatacttgtcaaagaattcatctcgaaatctctcccaagtgagtggtatcccatcgtgctcatatttttgttccagtatacgccaccagttgtatgcctcgccttgtaacagatatgctgtatagcggatcttctcttcatcttggcattcttgcacggcgaaggccttctccatttccataatccagttatctgcttcttgtggctcgatggtccctttgaaggctggaggagctagcttcttaaattcaacgatattgtttctctgcatcggatgttctccatgtccaggtgccggtggaaaatgctgatgtggctgtgcatgttgttgttgaagtaactgttgttgtgtttgaactactccgatcagagtttgcattagttgagtcatgttcggctcctgtgctgtcggagtatttctggtaggatcacggattccctcctgctgggttgtaccgctgtttaattggggagtattatcgccaagtggatttgatgtccctcctaccgttccttgagtattcctcgctcgtcgcggaggcatattgacctatgttagatttgagataataacttatccttaataaggttataacttgtgacaagtcaatcataattatcataacttaacctttcaatttcctaatgtctaccccatcactcactttattctacatgtctctatctatctacttatgctctgataccatattaattgtcacgctcccccgacccgagattgtgaatcgagggtcatggcaaccgccgcatacttatagaatactttttccataagcatgcaaggcatctcttcatgatatcttcacaaatagttaaataaaattttctttattcaataatcaaaccttggttcaaataacaaatcaaactaagtgttcaaaagaaagtaactgtctgacaaatcaatactaaaaacaaaactaaaggtcttgaatcaattcttgagataaatcctaaatcaatgagttaactccatctctaatcgctctcccaaccgaaatcccgcatcatgctaatttttctggatctgtaagaaaaacataaaacttatcatgagctaaatagcccagtaagcagtgtatacctttaactgaataatcaggcaaataatactatgcatcacaaattaatatgtaatttcatgaaatcataatcatactgtcaatcatatataaaagtcaattcatcataatttccaattatgcttttcttcttaaattcatcaatttcttaaattcttcttaccaaccatgactatgaccacattatccctgtggcagggtcataataccgcgtatctgcttgcggtgggctgcgaatcatctggcagccaagtcctttggaaccgctggtctaactggcggttttgtcgctggtctatctggcgacatgtcactgtctactggcgacataaatcctcaggacagtcaattgccaacgtatatgcccccattggcggggtcctcaacacagtcaggttgtcaatttcatattgtcttccaattcatatattattttcaagaataataaaattaattgatattcgagtcaaatcaattataacattctttgagatatatatcatcataataattgctcacaaataacttcaatcataaataattttctacaattaactttcatcataaataatttcaacaattatttcaataaataatttcaatcacaagcatgcataaatttatttaattcataatttaccagataaattcagtaaaagtaaacactacttacctcaaaagaaagtccaaactagaaattctagatctcgaaaatccttctctgaacctgatacgtcaaatatcatattttaaatcaaaatttcatcgaattaaaaataactaaattattaaaatctaatatcccactaggatcaattcgtcgacagcatccgattttcgaattaatccatggacatcctaattttatttttatttttattgctaatttttttttaaattaattccataaatcctaaaatctagagagagagagagagtttctctctctccgccccttcttttttttttttttcttttctttttcttcttttctttttcttctttttttttcttttcttctttcttttttcttttcttctttttctttttttcttttcttttctcttttttttttttcttcttcttcttcttcttcccgcgccggaacagaggactcttggtcctcaggcttTGAACGGCCGTTCGTTCGCggcgccacggcggaggccgcgGCCGACGGGGCCATCTCCCCCGATCCGAAGGAAatatggccggcggtcaattttgatcgccggtgccggaaattCACGGAAAATAAgcccaaaaacagagtctttttccGACTAAAAATCGGCGACGTTCATCGCCGGCCACCACGCACAAACGCACGGggaaaagaggaaggaagaggggaaaaagagaagaacttacctcggcctcttgggacttcgtcggagagaacacacggcgagaaacccaactgtgcccgctgctcttcttcgagaaaatcagagagaaagagagagggaggaggccgatcttcggtctcaaggggaggggtctacttatagaggaccctaggactccgaggggtcctaggagtcccgattttcttgggtttcgccggagaaggagactccatcgggagtcttcttttcagttttgaattcctctgttttttttttttttttcgttttgggcttttgtgggctgtaatgggttttgggctataacagtatCAGTACACAAAATTCAATGGATGCTTATATGTGCAAATGATAGGTCGCGATCAAATATCCTGATGAAAAGTCACCAAGTTTGGGTTACTAGGTCTTGGAAATTATGTGATTCTGATTTGTGCCTCAATATTTATACATCCATAAATACCAACATGTGCAggcatttaatatttattattgagtCCAAAATAACTAGAAGCcatgattttaataaaatatggACATTCCTGTTTTTGAATTAATACCAAGATAATCATGAGATTGTTTTATGTCAAAAACAAAGGTAATGACAGAAAATACAAGTCCAATTAGCTGCTTTGAAAATTTATCATAGGAATGCTGaattattttcttgaaaaaaggaAAATTACTCAGCATTATTTGATGATGGATCATTGTGGGCAAGATTTCCAATTTCAGAATTTGTACCGGTGCCatgttagtattaataattttgaTAGCGAGTCAGTTTTGTGCATTGATACTAAAGGGGTGTTTGGTTAGGAgaagttggaatctaaaattataatgaaaataGGTGACTATCATTCTAACTATTTGGTTGAAAGAAGTATCATTCCGATTGATGGAATGAGAATGATCTAATCCACTTAAAACTTAATCCCTACTCTCTTcgaaagattaaaatttttattttaattttaattctgattTCAATTCTGATCACGAACCAACAGCTTTGGGAGATTTGATCATTTTGATTATGATTCCCATAAGTAGGAAGAGTCTTTGTGAACTGCATGTGGTGTAATAAAATTGACACTATTCAATCATATTTAAGCACATAGCCATcacttttcaatgcacatttaataacatatttaatgtctgcagtttcattttttcatttgaattttATTATTGTTGAGTCTTGGCTCCCTGACTAAAATGTTGAAAAAAGTGAGATTGATGATTTGGTTCGCTGAATTAGCTTTTCTTGCTTGGACTAGTTTCTTACaaaaatatctctttttttttttgaaaaaattataacatcctgtagTCAGATTATGACATCCCATGGTCAAATTATGAGTTCTTacacacagaatatcataatttttctttcagaaaTCATAAAGAGAGTAGGATATTTTTGTCtttgaaaattattgaaattttaaataataaaaatatttctttctttcttatgatattttgtatacaaaaagtcataatttaactACAGGATGTCATACTATAGCCacgggatatcataattttttcagaaaaagaaggtattttgtcattcaaaatttcaaccgAAAAAGCAAACCTGCATACATTAAATACGCATTTGAAAGCAAGAGTTACGTGGCTCAATTAGATGGGATGGTGTATTTTTTCTACACCGGATGCGGTGTACAAagaatctatataataataataaagtgatATACAGGTATTAGGGGTGGCATTCCGTATTGATgtgtaagattataggataatctcccatGATACCacgtatcaaattttattttttatatttttatatttttatataagaaataaaaatataaatagtatgataaaaaaataaaaaatattttaaatatatatataataatagtaaagtgataTATAGATATTAGAGATGGCATTCCATCTTAATAcgtaagattataagataattttccgCAACAGCATATgtcaaattttattcttttattttttatatttttaaataaaaaataaaaataaaatagtaataaaaaataaaaaatattttaaaaaattatatatttatctatataataataataaagtgatATATGGATATTTATCAAATACAGTAATTTTTGGAaggtcatttttttaaaaaattttttaaattttttattttattatataaaattaatttttaaaaataaattttaatataaaatattattattattatcaattaaatttttgtaACGCAGATTGAGCTCCGGTCACTTCAGGCAGCAATGTTAATATCGTGTGGAACAGTCTGCCGTAATTGGGCGAATTTTGATAGTGGGACTGGGCCTAGACGCATTACACGGAAGGAATCGGTCAACAGAGCGCGGTCGGGAAGGCTGAGTGAAACCCGATTGGGTCGTCTTCCTCCGTCTCTCCCGATTTCAAGCGGAGCAAAATTCTCCCATCACTGCTCGCCGGCCGACCTAATTCTTCATTTGGCCGGCCACGAAggggaagaaggaaaagagatgTGAAATCGAGATCTATCGTTAGAGCAAGCGAAAAATTTTGGCGGTGTCTTTCTTCCATTTGTTTGATGCTTCTTCTCGCCCACGGTTGTTCGATCTTTAACAGGAATAAAGTATCCTCCATCCGGAAGTCTAAGGGAGAGAAATTGCTTCGAGATCGGGAAGATGATAACGCGCTCGAATCTCGCGGATCAGCTGCGGGAGTACCAGATTCGTTCCAAGTACGAATGGGCTACCGTCTCCTTCctctccgcctcctcctcctcttccaatACCTCTTCAAGGTAATCTCGCTTGCTAGACTCGCTTCCACTTCAATTTGGATTCCATCAGATCGCGATAATATGATTTCGATTTCTCAAGTGCTATCGTTATTTCCATCAATTTATAGAGGAATTAAAATGCATCCTGTTGATTTATAGAACTATAGCTTTTCTTGCTGCTTTTATTTGAGTTTTGTGTTGCTAAGGATGAGGAATGATTTAGGAGTTGTTTAAGGCACCGATTCACCTTTTGGTATAAACGTGTTTAGCTTTATTCtgtaaagaaaggaaaaaaaaaaaaaagaagcagagCCATAGCATTTTATAGGACGGCCAGCACATAGTGACATTATTGTAGTTTTTAGGGTTTTTTAAGTGTAATTGTGCTCGGTTCTAATTGTTACCTAATGGTTGAGATCGTGTGAGCTAGTAAGTGTTTTATGATTAAAAGGGTGGAATGTGATCCCTTGCCTCTTGTCATCCTTTTTGATTGTTGTTACTCCCTTTTCCATATCTTTTACTGGCCCATCGCTTGTTTCACAATTTCAGAGCAATTTCAGTATATTGAACCGCATTGATTTATCAAGATTgacattttttattaaaaaaaaaaaattgtttgctTAACGCAGTAAGGAGTGGATTGAAGCATGATGCCGATATGGGCAAAGACCAAACACCACTAATTCCTTGCTGGATTCTATGGATCTTTGGGCTTGAGTAATGTATGTCATTGTTTTGTGACTGATGTCATCACGGACTTACCTAGCAGATATTAGGCATctatgaagaagaaaaaaggtATATGTAGAATTTCTTTTGAAGTAATAAATCCTATTTATTTTCCGCAACTGACAGAGGGAAGGTTTGATCATGACAGAGATGTTATATCTCTAGTCATGCAAAGGTTGTTGGTCAACAGTTGATATGCACAAACAATAGATCGTGATCTATGTATTGTTTTTTTTGCAGTATGAGGATAGCAGACCTTGCCTTTGGGCATGATTTTGTGCACAGCCTCATGCTAGGTGCCACTTATGCGTTAACATATATTATGCTAGGGTTCCATAATTTCTCCACGAGCAACATAGAAGTATTTCTTAGAAAATTTTCGATTCGCTGGTTTTCCCTGAAGCAAAGTCTACTTTGCTTAAGGTGCTACCAATGCCTACTTGTAGTCTTGTCCTAGATAAGGTTAAATAGCATAATGGTGGTTGCTTCTGGTGGGCTGCCACCTATAGCACTTGTTTTTGGGTGGATCAGTTAGGAAGTGGTCAATAGTTATCTATTTTGCAATGGAAGCCCATCTGCTACTGTTGATGCTGCTATTTTTTTTGGGGTGCCTACACCGAACAAACAGTTTTCACTTATTTTGCATCTACTGTCATCAAATGGCATAACAGACCTAGTATTTGTCGATTTGGGCTAACTCAAAGTTCAGTACCAAGCTAGGATCAGTTGGCCCAAGTTTGCCCTAGCCCAACTTTGAGGTTGAAATCCCAAACACAAGCTTGGCTAATTACAAAATATGCAAACCTGGCTTAATAGCCCGACTATCTATTCTGATCTTAGAAGGCTATCGAGGGAGGAGATGGAGTAGGGTTCCAACATGAGACAGGCTTAGGCTAGGGAGAAGTCTGAGATGAGTGCTAGAGGGAGTATGTTAGGACTTGTCCATGGAAAGAGATGAGATTGAAGCAAGACACAGAACTAGAAAAGGGAGTGAGGGTCTTGGCATAGATTATGCCTTGGTCAGGAGAGAGTCAAGATTGGTATGAGAGATAGAACGCATGGGAAGGTTGTTCCATCATAGCTcagaccctgatcaaatataggTGTTAAAGCATGGTGGTCAAAGGGTTATTGAAAAGAATGTAACAAGGGAAGCTTGTCAGTTGCAATTGAAGAGGACAAGTGGAGATGGGGCCAACTTCTCTTTACCTTTTATTCaagttttatatttaaaaataagatgTATTGTAGATTTAAATTTTACACTTATCTTATAATGTATTCCATAAcaattatatcatatcatatatctTGTCATATAGTTTTAACATAAAAGCCATATATGTTGTGCCAGGATAGAAATTTATCAAACCCAAGCTTGGCCTGGATCCTGTTCGAACCTGAAACTCTAGGCTTAGCCTAATTTTTCTAGCCCAAATTCTCTTTGTAGGCTTGCCAAAAACTAGGCTGGGCTAGATTTTTCTAGGTCTAGGTGTGGGACAACTACAATGATGCCTTCCTTTGTTCCATGGAATGGAGGGCGTGGGAGACTTGCGTGGCTTTAATGCTATGTGGAACTAGATGTATGTTATCATCTTGGAGAAGGGTGGTAGGTTATGACACTACGACCGTTGCTCAAACCTATTTGGATTGGTATGGGACCTACACAATCCATATCTTCATCGCAAAGCTCCTTAAGGTGATAAAGGGGTGGTGAAAGACATAACGTTCTATGGATCTACAGGGAAAGGTACAGACAGCGCAAACATGGCATACAACATGGAGAAGCACTTTAAATTGCTGAAGAATGCCAAAAGGATTATATCAATTGTAGTCTCTGAAGAATTGTATGCTTGCAAAATGTCTATTCCTAAGATAACCGCCAGGCACAACATGAAGGCCAAAGATGTAACCTCGGTTGCTTATATTAAAGGTGATCGGAGAATGTGGTCTACTGTTGTTTGTTGTGATGCATAGATTCTAGGATGCATTTTTTAGATAATTCCAAGCTCTAAAGGGAGCACAAAGGGATTCTTATCAGAACCCATGTCTGCCTATGGCATCACCATCTCATAAATAAGCATTGATATATTTAAAAGGGCAGTAGTTGTTAATTTGATGTATAGACACTATCACAAGCCTTTGCTCCAATGCTTCCTAAATGTGAGATTGCAGATTGTTGATTAATATGGATAGTCGTGCACTAGAACTTTTGATGGTTGCCCATTTAGGAGCTCCAGTCCATCTAGCAGAGAATTATGATGGATTCAATGCCCTTGTGGTGGCTAAGGTAGGATATCATTCTGTTATTTGATCATAAttctaccatttttttttttgcctaatCTTGGTAAAACTTCCACTTAAATATAAAGCAAAGAGTTTTGCCATGAGTTTGCAAAATTCGTATTTACCAAGTCAAAAATGCCAACTATCTCTAACAGTTTGCACTCTTCTCCAACTCATAACTTGTTTTTTCACCTTTTCTTGTTATGTACCATCATCAACACTGCATTTTTGTCGATATCAACATCATGTCAGCCATTCCTTGAATATTTTGCTGACTTATGTTTTtatatttctttccttttttctgaGAAAACTGATTGATCAAGCTTATGTGTCagtgaaattaaaataaattactgattagtctttttttttttggtagacttGCATCATGCAAGTTAATCAGAGACATAAAATGCTATAAAGTTCTGCAGCTATTTATAGAATTTTACCAACCCTTTTAGGCATATCAGAGTTCTGATTCCATGGATGTTCCTATCTTTTGAGTGCAGGGTGGATGTGATATTTGTGATATGGGAGCTGTTGATGTTTGCTTTTCTTGTTTTCTCCGGAGTTGCTCTGTACTTCCGGTATATGAGGCTTGCTTTTTCCTTGATATGCATTACAACTCTTATTCTTGTTTGCATGAAAGTAACAAAGCAAGTAAGACAAAACAGGAAAAATAAGCGAAGAATGCTGCTGCCGTTGTCTATGTAAAACTACAGGCAACCAACCTTTTGAAAGGCCATCTTACGTCCGTGCAAAAA
Proteins encoded in this region:
- the LOC140852126 gene encoding uncharacterized protein; the encoded protein is MITRSNLADQLREYQIRSKYEWATVSFLSASSSSSNTSSRVDVIFVIWELLMFAFLVFSGVALYFRYMRLAFSLICITTLILVCMKVTKQVRQNRKNKRRMLLPLSM